From Erinaceus europaeus chromosome 9, mEriEur2.1, whole genome shotgun sequence, one genomic window encodes:
- the LOC103111749 gene encoding large ribosomal subunit protein eL37-like — translation MTKGTSSFGKRCNKTHRLCWHCSSKAYHLQKSACCKCGYPAKRKRKYNWSAKAKRRNPTGTGRMRHLKIVYRRFRHGFREGKTPKPKRAAPAASSLS, via the coding sequence ATGACGAAGGGGACGTCGTCGTTCGGGAAGCGGTGCAACAAGACGCACAGGCTGTGCTGGCACTGCAGCTCCAAGGCCTACCACCTGCAGAAGTCTGCGTGCTGCAAGTGCGGCTACCCCGCCAAGCGCAAACGCAAGTACAACTGGAGCGCCAAGGCCAAGCGGCGCAACCCCACCGGCACCGGCCGCATGCGGCACCTGAAGATCGTCTACCGCAGGTTCAGGCACGGATTCCGAGAGGGAAAGACCCCCAAGCCCAAGAGGGCGGCGCCTGCAGCCTCCAGCTTGTCGTGA